The Verrucomicrobiota bacterium genomic sequence AAACATCTAACCCAAAATACTTTTCTTAGGAGTTTAAGTGCTTAGGGGATGCCGAATGTCCCGTCGACGAATCTAAAGGATGTTTCAAAGAAAACTTCTTCATTGGCTCGGTCGCGTTTTTGCTTGGCATGGAAGCTCGAAAGGCGACCTGTCTAAAGATCAAATCAAAACAAACTCTTGATTTAAAAAAAGTTTCTCATCATCATTCTAGTTCTAGGTATCTTCACAATTAGGCAAAATCAAATCACTAGGAAACACATATGATGGAATCAACCAAAACCCAGATCGGTATCAAAACTTCTCGTCGCGATTTTTTAAAAACAGGATCGGTTGCCGGCGTAGGAATTGTTGGGCTCAGCTTAACGAGTGGCATCCAAACAGTCTCCGCTGCAGATCAAGCTGATAAAAAAATCTACTCCAAAGAGATTGATGAGGGGCTCGCCTACTTCAAAAAGTTGGCCAAGGATCAGATGCCTCTAATTATAGGGCTCAAGGATGCAATTGCTAGCGGAGACCTTGATAAAGCAAAAAAGGCCTATGTCGATTGCCGCCCTCCCTACGAACAGATTGAAACTTATGCTGGTTCCTTTGAAGAAACCGATGCGAACATCGACGCTCGCCCATACGCATTTGACGAGGGCACAACTTCGGATGAATTTCGCAGCGTCCACCGCATAGAAATGCTGATTTTCGGAGAAGGCGACCTAGAGGCTGCCTTACCTTATGCAACCAAATTGATTGAAGCATGTACTCAACTGCAAAAAGATCTCGAAAACCGCGGGGAATTTTGGGCTGCCAAAAACTTTGAAGGAATGATCGGACTTTCCAATGAAGTGGCTTGTAAAAAAATTTCCAGTGAAGAAGAAACCTGGTCCGATCAGTCACTGCTTATATTTTGGAATAACTGGTTAGGTATTCAAAGCCAGATCAAACCTTATTATGGTGTGCTGTCGCAAAAGGATACAAAGTTGCAGGATAATATCGAGTCAGCTTTCAAAAAATGCTTTTCTAGCATCGAAGAATTTTATAAGTCAGGTATTTTTACTCCTTACAGCAAGGTTTCTATGAGCAAACGAGCCGAAATTGTTGCGGGAAGCAATGCTGTCAGAGATTCTATCATAGCAGCAGGCGACAAACTTGGAATAATGTAACATCGAATGACATAGAGAAAGCGAGGGTGGCTGCCAGCAAATTAGT encodes the following:
- a CDS encoding EfeM/EfeO family lipoprotein, whose protein sequence is MMESTKTQIGIKTSRRDFLKTGSVAGVGIVGLSLTSGIQTVSAADQADKKIYSKEIDEGLAYFKKLAKDQMPLIIGLKDAIASGDLDKAKKAYVDCRPPYEQIETYAGSFEETDANIDARPYAFDEGTTSDEFRSVHRIEMLIFGEGDLEAALPYATKLIEACTQLQKDLENRGEFWAAKNFEGMIGLSNEVACKKISSEEETWSDQSLLIFWNNWLGIQSQIKPYYGVLSQKDTKLQDNIESAFKKCFSSIEEFYKSGIFTPYSKVSMSKRAEIVAGSNAVRDSIIAAGDKLGIM